A single Flavobacterium sp. 1 DNA region contains:
- a CDS encoding DNA replication/repair protein RecF, translating into MYLKKISLFNYKNFSEANFEFDSKINCFVGKNGIGKTNVLDAIYHLSYGKSYFNPLAVQNIKHGEEFFVIDAEFEKNERTEQIVCSLKKGQKKILKRNGKAYDKFSDHIGFIPLVIISPADRDLIVEGSETRRKFMDSVISQLDPHYLQQLIHYQKVMSQRNALLKYFALNHTYDNDTLSIYNEQLTEFGQSIFEKRKTFIAEFIPIFNFHHHNITGSQESVQLIYESHLFENDLLMLLQQSINKDRMLQYTSVGIHKDDLSFEIDNHLIKKFGSQGQQKSFLIALKLAQFEFLKKQSGVKPILLFDDIFDKLDENRVSKIIEMVNNDTFGQLFISDTHPERTETIVKSTLQSYTLFNL; encoded by the coding sequence ATGTATTTAAAAAAAATATCGTTATTCAATTACAAAAACTTTTCCGAAGCCAATTTCGAATTTGACAGCAAAATCAATTGTTTTGTAGGCAAAAACGGCATCGGAAAAACCAATGTATTGGATGCCATCTATCATTTGTCGTATGGAAAAAGTTATTTCAATCCTTTGGCAGTTCAAAACATCAAACACGGCGAAGAGTTTTTTGTAATTGACGCCGAATTTGAAAAAAACGAAAGAACCGAACAAATTGTCTGCAGTCTCAAAAAAGGCCAAAAAAAAATACTGAAACGCAACGGAAAAGCCTATGATAAATTCTCGGACCACATCGGATTTATTCCGTTGGTTATTATTTCGCCAGCCGACAGAGATTTAATCGTCGAAGGAAGCGAAACCCGAAGAAAATTTATGGACAGCGTGATATCCCAATTGGATCCACACTATCTGCAACAGCTCATTCATTATCAAAAAGTAATGAGCCAGCGGAATGCTTTATTAAAGTATTTTGCGCTGAATCATACCTATGACAATGATACCTTATCTATATATAATGAGCAGTTAACCGAATTTGGTCAATCCATATTCGAAAAAAGAAAAACCTTCATCGCCGAGTTCATTCCTATTTTTAACTTCCATCATCACAACATAACAGGTTCTCAGGAATCAGTCCAGTTGATTTATGAAAGCCATTTATTCGAAAATGATTTACTGATGCTCTTACAGCAAAGCATCAACAAAGACCGAATGTTGCAATACACCAGCGTGGGCATTCATAAAGATGATCTTTCTTTTGAAATCGACAATCATCTCATCAAAAAATTTGGTTCCCAAGGACAGCAAAAATCATTTTTGATAGCATTGAAACTGGCACAATTTGAATTCCTAAAAAAACAAAGCGGCGTAAAACCCATTCTGCTTTTTGATGATATCTTCGATAAATTAGACGAAAACCGCGTATCCAAAATCATCGAAATGGTCAACAACGACACCTTTGGACAGCTTTTCATATCAGACACGCATCCCGAACGCACGGAAACAATCGTAAAATCGACACTACAGAGCTATACGCTTTTTAATTTGTAA
- a CDS encoding FMN-binding negative transcriptional regulator: MYIPDLYKNKDKEAIRTFLKANAFGILINQTNGKLWATHIPLELEINKDGEEILMGHISKENPQWTAFESDDQVLAVFTGPHAYISSSWYDHENVPTWNYSAVHIYGKIKIVEGDAVIDSLTKLVDKYEQNSKCPIRVADLSKKTMMQTRGIVAFEIKVEEIQAKNKMSQNRDNKNYANIISELEKTENPQSMAVAKEMANSRK; the protein is encoded by the coding sequence ATGTACATTCCAGATTTATATAAAAACAAAGATAAAGAAGCCATCAGAACCTTTCTAAAAGCAAATGCTTTTGGCATTCTCATCAACCAAACCAATGGAAAATTATGGGCAACGCATATTCCATTGGAATTAGAAATCAATAAAGACGGAGAAGAAATCTTGATGGGGCATATTTCAAAAGAGAATCCACAATGGACCGCATTTGAATCGGATGACCAAGTACTGGCAGTATTTACAGGACCGCACGCTTATATATCTTCGTCTTGGTATGATCACGAGAATGTTCCCACTTGGAATTATTCGGCAGTTCATATTTACGGAAAAATAAAAATCGTAGAAGGAGATGCGGTAATTGATTCGTTAACCAAACTCGTAGACAAATACGAACAAAACTCTAAATGTCCCATTCGTGTAGCTGATTTATCAAAAAAAACAATGATGCAGACCCGCGGAATTGTGGCTTTTGAAATTAAAGTTGAAGAGATACAAGCCAAAAATAAAATGTCACAAAACCGAGATAACAAAAATTATGCAAACATTATTTCTGAATTAGAAAAAACAGAAAACCCTCAGTCTATGGCTGTAGCGAAAGAAATGGCTAATTCCAGAAAGTAA
- a CDS encoding rhomboid family intramembrane serine protease encodes MNILDDLKMQYRLGGISLKMIYWNIGFFLVSLFFYQFSIGAFDFPNWIALSSEPAVFLLRPWTFLTYAFFHDGFFHLLFNMMVLNFASYLFLTFFSSKQYLGLYILSAIFSGLIFALAFNLMHYSGAIVGASAAIMAVLVAVTTYSPLMDVRLLLIGNVKLWHVTAVIIILDLMQFRLGNSGGHISHLAGAFFGFMYVKLLQNGIDLSKIVTAVLDFCTNLFRKPSTPFKKVHKNYKKPTEKPISKIVVKDKKQQQIDEILDKISQSGYDSLSQEEKEFLFQAGK; translated from the coding sequence ATGAATATCTTAGACGATTTGAAAATGCAATATAGATTGGGAGGCATCTCCTTAAAAATGATCTATTGGAATATAGGTTTTTTTTTAGTTTCCTTATTTTTCTATCAATTTAGCATTGGGGCTTTTGATTTTCCAAATTGGATTGCGTTGTCATCTGAACCAGCTGTTTTTTTGTTGAGACCCTGGACTTTTCTTACGTATGCTTTTTTTCATGATGGGTTTTTTCATTTGCTTTTCAATATGATGGTGCTGAATTTTGCCAGCTACCTGTTTTTGACTTTTTTCTCGTCCAAACAATATTTAGGTCTGTATATTTTAAGTGCTATTTTTTCTGGGTTGATATTTGCTCTGGCATTTAATCTGATGCATTACAGCGGTGCTATAGTTGGTGCATCGGCAGCAATAATGGCTGTTTTAGTTGCTGTAACAACCTACAGTCCTCTAATGGATGTAAGATTATTACTGATTGGCAATGTCAAATTATGGCATGTTACAGCAGTAATTATTATTTTGGATTTAATGCAGTTTCGTTTAGGGAATTCTGGAGGGCATATTTCACATTTAGCAGGGGCTTTTTTCGGTTTTATGTATGTGAAGTTATTGCAGAACGGAATTGATTTGAGTAAGATAGTAACTGCGGTTTTGGATTTCTGTACCAATTTATTTAGAAAACCGTCGACACCTTTCAAGAAAGTGCATAAAAATTATAAGAAACCAACCGAAAAACCGATTTCGAAAATAGTGGTTAAAGATAAAAAACAACAGCAAATCGACGAGATTTTGGATAAAATCAGTCAGTCTGGTTATGACAGTTTGAGTCAAGAAGAAAAAGAATTCTTGTTTCAAGCCGGAAAATAA
- a CDS encoding GNAT family N-acetyltransferase: protein MLAIKISNPNEPSAYSIIEELSQNLYERFGSDGKNSFTDWEYNNPKFVFVIAELDAEIVGCGAIRPLSEKRGEVKRMFAKYPRKNIGQSILSFLETKAKEFGFEELVLETRVKNKEACSFYMNSNYIKIPNYGKYIDRLDAVCFQKTL, encoded by the coding sequence ATGCTGGCAATAAAAATTTCAAATCCAAATGAGCCTAGCGCTTATTCTATAATAGAAGAATTATCGCAAAATCTTTATGAAAGATTTGGAAGTGACGGTAAAAACTCATTTACAGATTGGGAATACAACAATCCTAAATTTGTATTTGTAATAGCAGAATTAGATGCTGAAATTGTGGGATGCGGAGCAATTAGACCGCTTTCTGAAAAAAGAGGAGAAGTAAAACGAATGTTTGCCAAATATCCAAGAAAAAATATTGGACAATCCATTTTATCTTTTTTAGAAACAAAAGCAAAAGAGTTCGGTTTTGAAGAATTGGTTTTGGAAACACGAGTAAAAAATAAAGAAGCTTGTTCGTTTTATATGAATTCAAACTATATAAAAATACCAAACTATGGTAAATATATTGATCGTCTAGACGCAGTTTGTTTTCAAAAAACACTTTAA
- the murB gene encoding UDP-N-acetylmuramate dehydrogenase yields MTILHHFSLKNYNTFGIEAKAEQFVAVHSVSELKSILEQNKNQKKFVLGGGSNMLLTKNIEALVIHIDLKGKKIIKDNADFVWIESQAGENWHQFVLWAIDQNFGGLENMSLIPGNVGTTPVQNIGAYGTEIKDTFVSCEAINIETQEIRIFNKEECNFGYRESIFKNEVKDQYIITSVVFKLTKQNHKINTSYGDITAELAKNNITTPSLKDVSNAVITIRKSKLPDPAELGNSGSFFKNPILLKSDFEPIHQKFPEMRFFDISETEVKIPAGWLIEQSGLKGKRFGDAGIHKNQALVLVNYGNATGQEILNVSKTVQNTVFNTFGIHIEAEVNII; encoded by the coding sequence ATGACCATTTTGCATCATTTTTCTTTAAAAAACTACAATACTTTTGGCATCGAAGCCAAAGCCGAACAATTTGTTGCCGTTCACAGCGTGTCTGAATTGAAAAGCATCTTAGAACAAAACAAAAACCAAAAGAAATTCGTTCTTGGCGGAGGAAGCAATATGCTTTTGACAAAAAACATCGAAGCTTTGGTAATTCATATTGATTTAAAAGGAAAAAAAATCATCAAAGATAATGCCGATTTTGTTTGGATTGAAAGTCAGGCTGGTGAAAACTGGCATCAATTTGTACTTTGGGCAATAGACCAAAACTTTGGCGGACTCGAAAACATGTCGCTAATTCCTGGCAATGTTGGTACAACGCCAGTACAAAACATTGGCGCTTATGGTACCGAAATCAAAGATACTTTTGTTTCCTGCGAGGCAATAAATATTGAAACTCAGGAAATCAGAATCTTCAACAAAGAAGAGTGTAATTTTGGATACCGAGAAAGCATTTTCAAAAATGAGGTGAAAGACCAATACATTATAACCTCTGTTGTTTTCAAACTAACAAAACAAAACCATAAAATAAATACTTCGTACGGAGACATCACTGCCGAATTAGCAAAAAACAACATCACAACTCCCAGTTTAAAAGACGTGAGCAATGCCGTAATTACCATCCGCAAAAGCAAATTGCCAGATCCTGCTGAATTAGGGAACAGCGGTAGTTTTTTCAAAAACCCAATTCTTTTAAAATCCGATTTTGAGCCAATCCACCAAAAATTCCCTGAAATGAGATTCTTTGACATTTCGGAAACGGAGGTCAAAATTCCCGCAGGTTGGCTGATTGAACAATCCGGTTTGAAAGGAAAACGTTTTGGCGATGCCGGAATTCATAAAAATCAAGCACTCGTTCTCGTAAATTACGGAAATGCAACAGGACAAGAAATTTTGAATGTTTCCAAAACTGTTCAGAATACTGTTTTCAATACGTTTGGGATTCACATTGAAGCGGAAGTAAATATAATCTAG
- a CDS encoding glycosyltransferase → MILTFTLYFFIAIIVIQLFYYLIVFGKFSFAKAQEISPKNIPVSVIVCAKNEEDNVIKYIPLLAEQNYPDFEIVLIDDASSDTTLDIFEEFEKTYPNIKLVKVKNNEAFWGNKKYALTLGIKAAQKEHLLFTDADCYPTSKDWITAMSSQFTKQRTIVLGYGGYEKIANSFLNKIIRYETLLTAVQYFSWAKIGKPYMGVGRNLAYKKEEFFNVNGFIDHIQIRSGDDDLFINQAADSDNTTISYTPESFTYSAPKTSFKDWFIQKRRHVATASHYKTFDKIQLGFFFSSQLLFLLTPIVLLVFQFQWILVLSLIGFRYLVSWIVIGFAAGKLKEKDVMYWYPIIEIILIFTQINVFVANIFSKPAHWK, encoded by the coding sequence ATGATACTAACCTTTACTTTATACTTTTTTATTGCAATAATTGTCATTCAACTTTTTTATTATCTGATTGTTTTTGGGAAGTTTTCTTTTGCAAAAGCACAGGAAATTAGCCCTAAAAACATTCCTGTTTCTGTAATTGTCTGTGCCAAAAATGAAGAAGACAATGTTATCAAATATATTCCTCTATTGGCCGAACAAAATTATCCCGACTTCGAAATCGTTTTGATTGACGATGCTTCGAGCGATACTACTTTGGATATATTTGAAGAGTTTGAAAAAACGTATCCGAACATAAAATTAGTTAAAGTAAAAAACAACGAAGCTTTTTGGGGAAACAAAAAATACGCTTTAACATTAGGAATCAAAGCTGCTCAGAAAGAGCATTTATTGTTTACTGATGCAGACTGCTACCCAACTTCCAAAGATTGGATCACTGCGATGAGCTCCCAGTTCACAAAACAAAGAACCATTGTTTTGGGCTATGGCGGCTACGAGAAAATAGCCAATTCCTTTTTGAATAAAATAATCCGATATGAAACTCTGCTTACGGCTGTTCAATATTTTTCGTGGGCAAAAATAGGCAAGCCTTATATGGGAGTTGGACGTAATCTAGCCTACAAAAAAGAAGAATTTTTCAATGTAAACGGCTTTATCGACCATATCCAAATCCGTTCTGGCGATGATGATTTATTTATCAATCAGGCCGCAGATTCAGACAACACAACTATCAGCTATACACCTGAAAGTTTTACATACTCGGCACCAAAAACCTCTTTCAAAGATTGGTTTATCCAAAAAAGAAGGCATGTTGCCACTGCCAGCCACTACAAAACATTCGACAAAATACAACTGGGATTTTTCTTTAGCTCACAGTTATTGTTCCTATTAACACCAATTGTATTATTGGTTTTTCAATTTCAATGGATATTGGTTTTAAGCCTTATTGGATTTCGTTATTTAGTTTCATGGATTGTTATAGGGTTTGCAGCTGGAAAATTAAAAGAAAAAGATGTAATGTATTGGTATCCTATTATCGAAATTATACTTATATTCACACAAATAAATGTCTTTGTGGCTAACATTTTTTCAAAACCTGCGCATTGGAAATAA
- a CDS encoding DUF2461 domain-containing protein has protein sequence MLSKDTLQFLEDLKANNNRDWFLENKKRYETVKKDYHQLVASFLDALKPLDPSLEMLEVKNCVFRINRDVRFSKDKSPYKTNLGIWISGGSKHTEAPGYYIHIENGKCFVGGGIYCPQPDQLQKIRKEIHFFYDDLQEILNDKTFQSIYQNLNRDENSTLKNPPKGYDKEDPAIEFLKLKSFTATQPFDTKLVTQKDFVSIMAKKMLALKPFNNFIDRALYSE, from the coding sequence ATGCTCTCAAAAGATACATTACAATTCCTCGAAGATTTAAAAGCCAATAACAATCGTGATTGGTTTCTTGAAAACAAAAAACGCTACGAAACCGTAAAGAAAGACTACCATCAATTGGTCGCTTCGTTTCTTGACGCGCTTAAACCGCTTGATCCTTCATTAGAAATGTTAGAAGTCAAAAACTGTGTTTTTAGAATCAATCGTGATGTTCGTTTTTCCAAAGACAAATCACCCTACAAAACGAATTTGGGAATTTGGATTTCTGGAGGTTCCAAACACACCGAAGCTCCAGGATATTACATTCATATAGAAAATGGGAAATGCTTTGTTGGAGGTGGAATATATTGCCCACAACCAGACCAGCTTCAAAAAATTAGAAAAGAAATTCACTTTTTCTATGATGATTTACAAGAAATTCTAAACGATAAAACATTTCAATCTATTTATCAAAATTTGAATAGAGACGAAAATTCGACTTTGAAAAATCCTCCAAAAGGCTACGACAAAGAAGATCCAGCCATTGAATTCCTAAAATTAAAAAGCTTTACGGCCACTCAGCCTTTCGATACCAAATTAGTTACCCAAAAAGATTTCGTATCAATAATGGCAAAAAAAATGTTGGCATTAAAACCATTCAATAATTTCATAGACAGGGCTTTATATTCGGAATAA
- a CDS encoding tetratricopeptide repeat protein, translating into MATYSKRGYKAPKEKEVKDDAVENVMIDEKDSATAEVFSKLDETASKTEDWVAKNQKIIIGVVGAITLVTVGYFAYQKFISNPKEEDAANEMFVAQSNFEQATNGVASDSLYKLALNGSEGKFGFVKIADEYSGTAAGNLANYYAGIAYLNTGKYDDAITYLGKFSSTDVMLSALAKGAIGDAYSQKNQPKEALENYIKAAESNKNDFTTPRFLMKAGKVALALGNKEDALKYFTDIKENYENSPEAATVDGLIGLAQ; encoded by the coding sequence ATGGCTACTTACAGTAAAAGAGGATATAAAGCACCAAAAGAAAAGGAAGTTAAAGACGATGCAGTTGAAAATGTAATGATTGACGAAAAAGACAGTGCTACGGCTGAGGTTTTTTCGAAATTAGACGAAACAGCTTCTAAAACAGAAGACTGGGTTGCTAAGAATCAAAAAATTATAATTGGGGTTGTTGGTGCTATTACATTGGTGACTGTTGGATATTTTGCTTATCAAAAATTTATTTCTAATCCAAAAGAAGAAGATGCTGCTAACGAAATGTTTGTTGCGCAATCTAACTTTGAACAAGCTACTAATGGAGTGGCAAGTGATTCATTGTACAAATTGGCATTGAATGGTTCTGAAGGTAAATTTGGATTTGTAAAAATCGCAGATGAATATTCTGGTACTGCTGCAGGAAATTTAGCTAACTATTATGCTGGTATCGCTTACTTGAATACAGGTAAATATGATGATGCGATTACTTATTTAGGTAAATTTAGTTCAACTGATGTTATGTTGAGCGCTTTGGCAAAAGGAGCTATTGGGGATGCTTATTCTCAAAAGAATCAGCCAAAAGAAGCTTTGGAAAATTATATTAAAGCAGCTGAATCGAACAAAAATGATTTCACTACTCCGCGTTTCTTGATGAAAGCTGGTAAAGTTGCTTTGGCATTAGGAAACAAAGAAGATGCTTTGAAATATTTTACAGATATTAAAGAAAATTACGAAAATTCTCCTGAAGCTGCTACAGTGGATGGTTTAATAGGTCTAGCACAATAA
- a CDS encoding rhomboid family intramembrane serine protease encodes MMNITPVVKQLLIINIIFFIGSQLVPVSYDLFALYYPESDNFKVWQLITHMFMHAPFPNVAHILFNMFALYSFGSALEHFWGGKKFIFFYISCGLGAALLHTGVNYFEIHSLLSEVSSLNLSNSEIHQLLNADYSTLFDERGKMLPGEINSILERVHCTQGQFNTIVNASMLSKGVVVGASGAIYGLLVAFAFMFPNAELALIFIPIPIKAKYFVPGILAVDLFLGFKGQSIFGAGSTGIAHFAHIGGALTGYVMMWYWKKNQFNKNRWN; translated from the coding sequence ATGATGAATATTACGCCAGTTGTAAAACAACTATTGATTATTAATATTATCTTTTTTATTGGCTCACAATTAGTGCCGGTATCGTATGATCTTTTTGCTCTTTATTATCCTGAAAGTGATAATTTTAAAGTTTGGCAGTTAATTACCCACATGTTTATGCATGCACCATTTCCTAATGTTGCACATATTTTATTTAATATGTTTGCACTCTATTCTTTTGGTTCTGCGTTGGAACATTTTTGGGGAGGAAAAAAGTTTATTTTCTTTTATATTTCTTGTGGGTTAGGCGCAGCATTGCTTCATACAGGAGTTAATTACTTTGAAATCCATTCTTTATTATCGGAAGTTTCCAGTTTAAATTTGTCAAATTCAGAAATACATCAATTATTAAATGCAGATTATAGTACGTTATTTGACGAAAGAGGAAAAATGTTGCCAGGTGAGATAAATTCAATATTGGAGAGAGTACATTGTACTCAAGGACAATTCAATACTATTGTAAATGCATCAATGCTTTCAAAAGGAGTCGTTGTTGGTGCTTCTGGAGCTATTTACGGTTTGTTAGTGGCGTTTGCCTTTATGTTTCCAAATGCAGAATTAGCTTTGATCTTTATACCAATTCCAATTAAGGCAAAATATTTTGTACCAGGAATATTGGCTGTCGATTTGTTTTTAGGGTTTAAAGGGCAATCTATTTTTGGTGCAGGAAGTACAGGAATAGCTCATTTTGCACATATTGGAGGAGCTTTAACAGGCTATGTTATGATGTGGTATTGGAAAAAAAACCAGTTTAACAAAAATCGTTGGAATTAA
- the mutL gene encoding DNA mismatch repair endonuclease MutL → MSSIIQLLPDHVANQIAAGEVVQRPASVVKELLENAVDAKATDIKLIIKDAGKSLVQVIDNGSGMNVTDARMCFERHATSKIRQAEDLFSLHTKGFRGEALASIAAIAHMEMKTKLEQEELGTHIVIEGSKFMSQDVAVLPKGTSFAVKNLFFNIPARRNFLKSDTVEYRHIIDEFQRVALAHPKIHFTFYHNGSDMYNLPPSSLRQRIVNFFGGKTNEKLVPVVEDTEMMNIQGFVSKPEFAKKNRGEQFFFVNDRFIKSPYLHHAVMAAYEGILKDGSQPSYYLYLTVPPNTIDINIHPTKTEIKFDNESAMYAILRASVKHSLGQFNVAPILDFERDANLDTPYHYKNLEAEVPTIQVDRSFNPFAEERPNKTYQSSYKKGESTNNWESLYTDVKHDTAIVSGNNEFASSNNDYSFENDDFSFENEEVTSSLFNDEDVEQTVQRTYQIHKKYIVSPIKSGMVIVDQNRAHQRILYEQFLVNMTVQHASSQQLLFPINLFYSATEMELIAELQQSLVNTGFVFEESNSDHIVISGIPVNITESEVAAVLDQLLSDLHNGIPENSFSQNDTIAKSMAKSLAVKTGAYLTEKEQENLVNGLFACKDPNVSPFQKPTFITMRVEDLDKKFAL, encoded by the coding sequence ATGTCGAGTATTATTCAATTGCTTCCTGATCATGTTGCCAATCAAATTGCCGCTGGTGAAGTGGTGCAAAGACCTGCTTCAGTAGTGAAAGAGCTGTTAGAAAATGCAGTGGACGCAAAAGCAACCGACATTAAGTTAATCATAAAAGATGCAGGGAAATCATTGGTACAAGTTATTGATAATGGTTCTGGAATGAATGTTACCGATGCGCGTATGTGTTTTGAACGCCATGCGACCTCCAAAATCCGTCAAGCCGAAGATTTATTTTCACTGCATACCAAAGGATTTCGCGGTGAAGCATTGGCTTCTATTGCGGCAATTGCCCACATGGAAATGAAAACCAAATTGGAGCAGGAGGAACTAGGAACTCACATCGTTATTGAAGGGAGTAAATTCATGTCCCAAGATGTGGCAGTTTTGCCAAAAGGAACTTCATTTGCTGTTAAAAATTTATTTTTTAATATACCGGCGCGCCGTAATTTCCTGAAATCGGATACGGTGGAATACCGCCATATCATTGATGAGTTTCAACGCGTGGCTTTGGCGCACCCAAAAATACATTTTACATTTTACCATAACGGAAGCGACATGTATAATCTGCCTCCGTCGAGTTTAAGACAGCGTATCGTTAATTTTTTTGGAGGGAAAACCAATGAAAAATTGGTTCCTGTCGTGGAAGATACGGAGATGATGAATATTCAGGGCTTTGTGAGTAAACCTGAATTTGCTAAAAAAAATAGGGGAGAACAGTTTTTCTTTGTTAATGACCGATTTATAAAAAGCCCCTATTTGCATCATGCGGTAATGGCAGCTTATGAGGGGATTTTGAAAGATGGCTCACAGCCTAGTTATTACTTGTATTTAACGGTACCGCCAAATACGATTGATATCAATATACATCCTACGAAAACAGAAATCAAGTTTGATAATGAAAGTGCTATGTATGCTATATTGAGAGCGTCAGTGAAGCACAGTTTAGGGCAGTTTAATGTAGCTCCTATTCTGGATTTTGAGCGTGATGCTAATTTGGATACTCCTTATCATTATAAAAATTTGGAAGCAGAAGTACCAACAATTCAGGTTGACAGGAGCTTTAACCCTTTTGCTGAAGAAAGACCGAATAAGACTTACCAATCATCTTATAAAAAAGGAGAATCGACTAACAATTGGGAAAGTCTGTATACGGATGTAAAACACGATACGGCTATAGTTTCTGGCAACAATGAATTTGCTTCGAGCAACAATGATTATTCTTTTGAAAATGATGATTTTTCTTTTGAAAATGAAGAGGTTACATCATCTTTGTTTAATGATGAAGATGTAGAACAGACTGTTCAGAGAACGTATCAAATTCACAAAAAATATATTGTTTCTCCCATAAAATCCGGAATGGTAATTGTCGATCAGAACAGAGCGCATCAGCGTATTTTGTATGAGCAATTTTTAGTAAATATGACAGTTCAGCACGCTTCGAGCCAGCAATTGCTGTTTCCGATTAATCTGTTTTACTCCGCAACCGAAATGGAACTTATTGCCGAATTGCAGCAGTCATTAGTCAATACAGGGTTTGTTTTTGAGGAATCCAATTCAGATCATATCGTGATTTCGGGCATTCCGGTAAACATTACCGAGAGCGAAGTGGCAGCCGTTTTGGATCAGCTGTTGAGTGATCTGCATAACGGAATTCCTGAGAACAGTTTCAGCCAGAATGATACTATTGCCAAATCGATGGCCAAAAGTTTGGCAGTGAAAACAGGTGCTTATTTAACCGAAAAAGAACAGGAGAATTTAGTGAATGGTCTTTTTGCCTGTAAAGACCCGAATGTTTCCCCATTTCAAAAACCCACTTTCATCACCATGCGTGTGGAAGATTTAGATAAAAAGTTTGCCTTATGA
- a CDS encoding thioredoxin domain-containing protein, whose product MKIKHLYLFVISFIIFSCNGQTSPAIKTIDVNSYSEKIKATPNAQILDVRTPEEYATGHIENSDNVNWLSDSFILKTDKYDKTKPVFVYCKSGGRSAKASEKLAELGFTTVYNLDGGMLKWEAAGLAKPDTKIIGVCPQEYAELLKSDKKVLVSFYAPWCTPCKKMEPYILKMQKEMADKVVIIRLNADENKTIMQELKISELPTLVLYENKAIKWQKSGFISEEDLKTQLQ is encoded by the coding sequence ATGAAAATTAAACACCTATATTTATTCGTTATCTCCTTTATTATATTCTCCTGCAATGGTCAAACATCACCAGCCATTAAAACCATTGACGTTAACTCCTATTCAGAGAAAATAAAAGCGACTCCAAATGCCCAAATTCTAGATGTTCGCACACCAGAGGAATATGCAACGGGACATATCGAAAACTCCGATAATGTGAATTGGCTGAGCGACAGTTTTATTTTAAAAACAGACAAATACGACAAAACAAAACCCGTTTTTGTGTATTGCAAAAGTGGCGGAAGAAGTGCCAAAGCATCCGAGAAATTAGCTGAATTGGGATTTACAACCGTTTACAATCTTGACGGCGGAATGCTCAAATGGGAAGCCGCAGGATTAGCAAAACCAGATACAAAAATAATCGGTGTTTGCCCTCAGGAATACGCCGAATTATTAAAATCCGACAAGAAAGTACTGGTTAGTTTTTATGCGCCTTGGTGTACTCCCTGCAAAAAAATGGAGCCTTATATCCTAAAAATGCAAAAAGAAATGGCTGATAAAGTAGTCATCATCCGATTGAATGCCGATGAAAATAAAACCATTATGCAGGAATTGAAAATCAGTGAACTTCCTACTTTAGTATTATATGAAAATAAAGCCATCAAATGGCAAAAATCAGGTTTTATTAGCGAAGAAGATTTAAAAACCCAATTACAATAA
- the ribH gene encoding 6,7-dimethyl-8-ribityllumazine synthase, which translates to MATENKNLSDYDKNTVPNAKDFRFGIVVSEWNDNITEGLYSGAITALLENEVPAHHIIRWNVPGSFELIYGSKKMLQTQKVDAVIAIGCVIQGQTKHFDFVCEGVTQGIKDLNVQTDIPVIFCVLTDDTMQQSIDRSGGIHGNKGTEAAIAAIKMAYIRQQASLSHQIDNQHLLSSGALRIENLPLQIEE; encoded by the coding sequence ATGGCTACCGAAAATAAAAATTTATCGGATTACGATAAAAACACAGTCCCAAACGCGAAAGACTTTCGCTTTGGGATTGTTGTTTCAGAATGGAATGATAACATAACCGAAGGGCTTTATAGTGGAGCAATTACTGCTTTATTAGAGAACGAAGTGCCTGCCCATCACATTATCCGTTGGAATGTTCCTGGGAGTTTTGAGCTGATTTATGGTTCTAAAAAGATGTTGCAGACCCAAAAGGTTGATGCTGTAATCGCTATAGGCTGCGTGATTCAAGGGCAAACAAAACATTTTGATTTTGTATGCGAAGGAGTAACACAGGGAATTAAGGATTTGAACGTTCAAACGGATATTCCGGTTATTTTCTGTGTATTGACAGATGATACTATGCAGCAGTCTATTGACAGAAGCGGCGGTATTCATGGAAACAAAGGAACTGAAGCGGCTATAGCAGCGATAAAAATGGCTTACATTCGCCAACAGGCTTCGTTGTCTCATCAAATTGACAATCAGCATTTATTATCTTCTGGAGCTTTGCGAATCGAAAATTTGCCTTTGCAGATAGAAGAATGA